Proteins co-encoded in one Garra rufa chromosome 7, GarRuf1.0, whole genome shotgun sequence genomic window:
- the mcrip2 gene encoding MAPK regulated corepressor interacting protein 2 — translation MMYTITRGPSKLVTQRRTGPTQQIESKANDLKQKQSHWLVSDSPAPKIVFHRLNGKRFHRSTSPKAENTTEGFTPAHEENVRFVYEAWQEVEQKLGEGTPPENGKGPVQYAERSPNPGMKNFVPIDLEEWWAQRFLANIANLS, via the exons ATGATGTACACAATAACCAGAGGTCCCAGCAAACTTGTTACACAACGGAGAACAG GCCCTACGCAACAGATTGAGAGCAAAGCGAACGACCTGAAACAGAAGCAAAGTCACTGGCTTGTATCAGA TTCTCCAGCGCCTAAGATTGTGTTCCACCGGCTGAACGGCAAGCGGTTCCACAGATCGACGTCTCCAAAAGCTGAAAACACTACTGAGGGATTCACCCCGGCACACGAGGAAAATGTTCGGTTTGTTTATGAGG CTTGGCAGGAGGTGGAACAGAAGCTTGGAGAGGGAACCCCACCGGAGAACGGGAAAGGTCCGGTGCAGTATGCGGAGAGAAGCCCCAATCCCGGCATGAAGA ATTTTGTGCCTATTGATCTCGAGGAGTGGTGGGCCCAGCGTTTCCTGGCCAACATTGCCAACCTGTCATGA
- the gde1 gene encoding glycerophosphodiester phosphodiesterase 1 → MLQLGDELTLFSVVFVVVLLGTRSAVWPTVLTASLYLFLVMFRFPQVPSSRARQVLRPGTRVSSGGVSAVAHRGGGHDAPENTIASIRAASENGATGVELDLEFTADGVPILMHDDTVDRTTNGSGPLSKLLFSELRKLDAAAKHRLSDRFRGEKVPTLQEAVEECIKRQLTIFFDVKGHPDEAAAALKELFRKYPVLYNTSIVCSFEPKVIYRMRQADPNVVTALTHRPWSLSNFGDGTPRFSSAWKHRWMQVLDVLLDWAHHHLLWNLCGVSAFLVQKNFISPDYVQYWTARGIEVVGWTVNTAVEKQYYQHFLKINYITDSLVEDCEPHY, encoded by the exons ATGCTTCAATTAGGAGATGAGCTCACGCTTTTCTCAGTTGTCTTCGTCGTGGTTCTGCTGGGAACCAGAAGCGCCGTCTGGCCCACGGTGCTCACGGCCTCTCTCTACCTCTTTCTGGTGATGTTCCGGTTCCCCCAGGTTCCCTCCAGCCGGGCCAGACAAGTGCTTCGGCCCGGGACTAGAGTGTCTTCGGGCGGCGTGTCAGCGGTGGCGCACCGCGGTGGTGGACATGACGCTCCCGAGAACACCATAGCTTCTATACGGGCG GCGAGTGAAAATGGAGCCACAGGTGTGGAGCTGGACCTGGAGTTCACGGCTGATGGGGTTCCCATACTGATGCACGATGACACCGTGGACCGAACCACAAACGGATCAGGACCCCTAAGCAAGCTGCTCTTCTCTGAACTGCGCAAACTAGACGCAGCGGCCAAACACAGACTCAG TGACCGTTTCCGAGGCGAGAAGGTTCCAACGCTGCAGGAGGCCGTAGAGGAATGCATCAAGCGCCAGTTGACCATCTTCTTTGACGTCAAAGGTCATCCAGATGAG GCGGCTGCAGCGCTGAAAGAATTGTTCCGAAAATATCCAGTGCTCTACAACACAAGCATCGTATGCTCATTTGAGCCCAAAGTCATCTACAGG ATGCGCCAGGCGGATCCTAATGTAGTGACTGCACTGACCCATCGGCCATGGAGTTTGAGTAATTTTGGCGACGGGACGCCACGTTTCTCATCTGCATGGAAACACCGCTGGATGCAAGTGTTGGACGTGCTTTTGGACTGGGCCCATCATCACCTGCTGTGGAACTTGTGTGGAGTGTCCGCCTTCCTGGTGCAGAAGAACTTCATCTCGCC GGACTACGTGCAGTACTGGACAGCCCGGGGCATAGAGGTGGTGGGCTGGACGGTGAACACTGCTGTGGAGAAGCAGTACTACCAGCATTTCTTGAAGATCAACTACATCACCGACAGTCTCGTAGAGGACTGTGAACCTCACTACTGA